From the Phycisphaerales bacterium AB-hyl4 genome, the window GGCGGCGGAGGGGCTGGGGGCGCTCAAGCAGATTTGCGGGGCGAAGGTGGGCAAGCTGGTGATGGACGCCCGGCTGCCGGTGTATCGGCAGCTGCGTCAGGCGTGTCGCAAGCGGGGAGTGCGGGCGGTGGGGGTGGAGAATGTGTATCCGTCGGCGGACCCGGTGATGGTTGTGGCGGAACATGGCCCCCGGGCGGCGGCGGGGCTGCGTCGGCGGTGGCTGGAGCATGGGCAGAACCCGATGCGGCGGGGGGTGCTGGTGGTGTCGCCCTGGGTGGCGATTCGACTGGGGCGGTGGATCGAGCGGGGCGAGGTGGACCTGGCGCGGCCGGCGATGGTGGGGTGGGCTTCGCCGAGCGAGCCGATGGGAACGCAGTGGGTGTTTCCGGGGCAGCGGCTGGCGACGCTTGCGCCGGCGTTGACGGGTCGGGCAAATGATCTGCACGGCCGGGCGGTGGTGGGGCATCCGATGACCGGTCGGCCGATTGTGGCGGCCACGGGGCCGGAGGGGCCGTTGCCGCCGACGGTGCCGGAATCGGACCAGCTGGTGTGCATGGTGACGCAGCCCGTGCCGACGAAGGCGGAGCCTTGTATTTCGTGTGGCTGGTGTGCGTCGGCGTGTCCGACGAAGCTGCGACCGGTGCAGTTGGCACGGCAGGTGGATCGGGGCATTCAGCCGGACGCACTGCGGTGGTGTATTGACTGCGGGCTGTGCTCGCATGTCTGCCCGACGCACTTGCCGCTGACGCAACTGCTTCGAGCCGGGCGAGAGTAAGGGGGAATTTCGGATTTGGGATTTCGAATTTCGGAATTTGGGGAGGGAGGGCGTCGATCGTTTTCAATCTCAAATTCGAAATCCGAAATCCCAAATCCGAAATTCCCCTGCAGGAGGGCTCGTTCGCTTCCGGTTGGCGGGGTTTCTATACTGGCGGACTTGCGACGATCCGTCGCAATGCGTTGACGACACCCACGGATGGTCGACCGCTCCCCAAGCCCGCGGCTGAGCCTTGCGAATCGGCGGGGTTTCTGGCGTATAGCCGGGTGTGCGGCAGGTGATCATTCTTTATTTAGACCGCTTTCGAGGTTGATTGATTGATGAGGATTGCGATCCCCCTGCTGGCGATCGTGCTGGGCCTGCTTGTCGCTGTCGCGGTGATGCGCAGCGGCATGGCGCCGGACCAGCCTGCCATTGACCCGGCGACGGAGCACGTGCCGCCGCCGCTGACCGAAGAGCTTGCGCCCGATGCCGAGCCGGACCCGGCCACGGCGCCCGAGCCCGCGACGCCGCGCGACCCTGCCGAGCCCGATCGCGACCCGGACGAGGTCGATGAACCGGACGAGCCCGCGCCGGCGTTGGACACGTTGCAAGTGCTCCCCGCCGAGCGGCCCGCAGCGGTGCAGCTTGGTGATGATGACCCGGATACGCCGGCCCGCATGCGCGTGAACATCAGCAGTTGGGGCGCGGGCATTCGGCAGGCGGTGCTTGCCAACTACGATCGCAATATTGAGACGGACGAGCGTTACCTGATCTTCGGCACGGTCTCGGCGCCGAACCCTCGGCCGGGCCCCAACGAGCCGGACCAGTACACGATCCTGCCGTTTGCGGCGCGGTCGGTGGTGATCAACGAACAGCGCATCGACCTGCAGGCCGTGCAGTGGTCTGCCGACGACCCTGAAGCCGACGCCGCCGGCCAGCGCGTGACCTACCGCCTCATCATCGCCGACGCGGATGGCGAGCCGGTGCTCGAACTCGTCCGCCGGTTTGTACTGGCCAACGACAGCTACGATCTTCAGTTCGATCAGTTTGCGATCAACCGCTCGGACCAGCCGTTGGATGTGAGCTTCGAACAGAACATCCAAGGCGATATCACCGCGGATGACGCGACGTACCTCGGCGATCGGCGGGTGTTCGTCGCTGGCTATTTCGATGTGCGGTATGACCCCCGCCGCAACACGATCTTCACGCGCAACGGCTTCATGCCGCGGCATACGCTGATCGGCCGAGGCGATATATGGCCCAACCCCGACGTGCCGCAAGAGTCGGAGTTGGCCTGGCTTGCTTCCGAGAACCGCTACTTCGCCACGATCACGCACCCGGTGGTGACCGACGATATGCAGCGGACGGGCGACGTGCCCGCGCTGGAGCATCGTTTCCCACGTGTGGGCACGATTGCCGTCCCGCCCAACACCG encodes:
- a CDS encoding 4Fe-4S dicluster domain-containing protein, whose product is MGLSAGDVRFFRAKAVPFEAPPAVLPSRVLRLTLKRRPTMTPGLRVEPGALLNEPVEHDPVGVACPISGRVDALVPWRLGEDRRFDLTIKPMEADARSSRVCVPPSGRDLDEWIVALGQTGPWPNYGLGGDLLDQLVLAREARPRMVICLGLDGLASYPDRSSLLFGMPESAAEGLGALKQICGAKVGKLVMDARLPVYRQLRQACRKRGVRAVGVENVYPSADPVMVVAEHGPRAAAGLRRRWLEHGQNPMRRGVLVVSPWVAIRLGRWIERGEVDLARPAMVGWASPSEPMGTQWVFPGQRLATLAPALTGRANDLHGRAVVGHPMTGRPIVAATGPEGPLPPTVPESDQLVCMVTQPVPTKAEPCISCGWCASACPTKLRPVQLARQVDRGIQPDALRWCIDCGLCSHVCPTHLPLTQLLRAGRE